One window of Sinorhizobium fredii NGR234 genomic DNA carries:
- a CDS encoding type II secretion system F family protein, with translation MTTFVYRGYTANGTETSGTVEAADKQEAMRLVLKSGCRPLSLEVAAARSQFFHRDWSLRPAFRSIDFGRFFSELQILLEAGFTIDAALKTVVDDREMAAGREELSNLVAAVMAGGSFSSAFAHMQNAPPEVTALLLSGEQAGRLEQVVASLAQSFEDQKARRAEAIETLLYPAFLLAVMLFSIGVIMFVLVPAIEPVFEGAEHARPMLISVLSAVRRVLVDWARLILPICVFALAAAIGAYRTSPGRRALSNLLLHMPIAGRMARAEASARYLQVLATLTGNGVGVKKALELAAQACPLAAYAEPLLAVRDRVVSGTSLRQAIEASGLFEQSTLSLIKVGDESNKLPEALKRAAYLLERKAREARRRLFAMLTPTLTITMGALVGGVVISVMTALLSINNLAAQ, from the coding sequence ATGACCACATTCGTATACCGTGGATATACCGCAAATGGGACCGAGACGTCGGGAACAGTAGAAGCGGCCGACAAGCAGGAGGCCATGCGCCTCGTTCTGAAGAGCGGTTGCCGACCACTGTCACTCGAAGTTGCGGCGGCAAGAAGCCAGTTTTTTCATCGGGATTGGTCGCTTCGGCCCGCTTTCAGGTCCATCGATTTCGGCCGGTTCTTTTCCGAACTGCAGATCTTGCTGGAGGCGGGCTTTACGATAGACGCAGCGCTGAAGACCGTTGTCGACGACCGCGAGATGGCGGCAGGCCGTGAGGAGCTCTCAAACCTCGTCGCAGCGGTGATGGCGGGTGGATCGTTCTCCAGTGCCTTTGCCCACATGCAGAACGCCCCACCCGAAGTGACGGCTTTGCTTCTAAGCGGCGAGCAGGCGGGGCGCCTGGAACAAGTCGTCGCATCTCTCGCCCAAAGCTTCGAAGATCAGAAGGCGCGTCGCGCCGAGGCAATCGAAACGCTTCTCTACCCTGCCTTTCTGCTCGCGGTGATGCTGTTTTCGATCGGCGTAATTATGTTCGTCCTAGTGCCGGCGATAGAGCCTGTCTTCGAGGGGGCGGAACATGCACGTCCGATGCTGATCTCCGTACTTTCAGCAGTCCGACGCGTGCTGGTCGACTGGGCTAGGCTTATACTGCCAATCTGTGTCTTCGCACTTGCCGCGGCTATAGGCGCCTATAGGACCTCTCCTGGACGCCGAGCATTATCCAACCTACTGCTGCACATGCCGATTGCCGGAAGGATGGCTCGGGCCGAGGCGAGCGCGCGCTACCTGCAGGTCCTCGCGACGCTGACGGGAAACGGAGTCGGCGTCAAGAAGGCCCTGGAACTCGCGGCACAGGCTTGCCCTCTCGCAGCCTATGCCGAGCCCCTGCTCGCAGTCAGGGATCGGGTGGTCAGTGGCACCTCGCTACGACAGGCCATTGAAGCCTCAGGTCTCTTTGAACAGTCCACCTTGTCATTGATCAAGGTAGGTGATGAATCCAACAAGCTTCCCGAAGCGCTGAAGCGCGCGGCGTACTTGCTGGAACGAAAGGCGAGAGAGGCGCGGCGCCGTCTATTCGCGATGCTGACACCGACGTTGACGATCACGATGGGCGCGCTGGTGGGAGGTGTTGTGATTTCCGTTATGACCGCGCTGCTCAGCATCAACAATCTGGCGGCGCAATGA